Proteins from a genomic interval of Bremerella sp. JC817:
- a CDS encoding FAD-dependent oxidoreductase, protein MRIAGLCLVLVCSTWFASAANAETLEKDVCVYTATPSGIMAAIAVKKAGKSVVIIEPSRWVGGMLGAGLKPMQDCPNYNATGGMTRPLLKSLGQPEEGSPRLATRDLSPLEIRQDFLDLLEEHDIQVVYDHRAGSCTNSWDDQQPSQIKEASFHLAPFDDLGCPVAEPQTKDHLTVKAKIFIDASYEGDLLRLSSAQYRTGRESQSAFDEQAAGVRPPVQLTPIDPYNTPGDPNSLLLPHIDRDHRKPIGSADKYTQAYNYRYYTTNNPEHRTPIERPSNYNPKMYELMGRYVEYLSEKHTDPKQLRKALIGICPGWMNSAEWNYQRDSLISMAPLGISQIYADGNDATHAQIWKMHQDYLRGLFEFMRTDPRVPEWYRDEIAQLGLDKRHHPETGGWPHQLYIRVARRLEGRYVITEHDVYNRTQIDDPIGLAQYGIDTYPSRRIVVEKDGQTFVANEGNMFVGGSKGPTNVPYPIPYRAITPIKKQCTNLLVPVCFSATHLGYASARMEPVFMICGESAGIAAVQAIAENCAVQDIDMPTYLASLEAAGQKLRWDPAVDQSTSSSSQQLDFARLLKECDTDENGTVSQAEWNGGKKGWEFLFAFIDQDNSGQISPQEYSAFQQYKKEHADWQKKIQAN, encoded by the coding sequence ATGCGCATTGCTGGTTTGTGCCTCGTATTGGTCTGCTCGACCTGGTTTGCTTCCGCTGCCAACGCCGAAACGCTCGAGAAAGATGTCTGCGTTTACACCGCGACCCCGTCCGGCATCATGGCGGCCATCGCCGTGAAGAAAGCTGGCAAATCGGTTGTCATTATCGAGCCCAGTCGCTGGGTTGGGGGCATGCTGGGTGCCGGTTTGAAGCCGATGCAGGACTGCCCCAATTACAACGCCACCGGCGGCATGACGCGACCACTGCTGAAGAGCCTCGGCCAACCGGAAGAAGGTTCGCCGCGATTGGCAACCCGCGACCTCAGTCCGCTGGAAATCCGCCAGGACTTCCTCGATCTGCTGGAAGAACATGACATCCAAGTCGTCTATGACCACCGCGCCGGTAGCTGCACGAACTCCTGGGACGACCAGCAGCCGAGCCAGATCAAAGAGGCTTCATTTCACCTGGCTCCGTTCGACGACCTCGGCTGCCCCGTCGCCGAGCCGCAGACCAAAGATCACCTGACCGTGAAGGCCAAGATCTTTATCGATGCCAGTTACGAAGGGGACCTGCTGCGACTTTCGAGCGCGCAGTATCGGACAGGTCGCGAATCGCAATCGGCATTCGACGAACAAGCCGCCGGCGTTCGTCCGCCAGTACAGCTGACGCCAATCGATCCCTATAACACCCCGGGCGATCCCAACAGCCTCTTGCTGCCTCACATCGACAGGGATCACCGCAAGCCTATTGGTTCGGCCGACAAGTACACCCAGGCCTACAACTATCGCTACTACACGACCAATAACCCCGAGCATCGCACACCAATCGAACGTCCGTCCAATTACAACCCTAAGATGTATGAACTGATGGGACGCTACGTCGAGTACCTCAGCGAGAAGCACACCGATCCGAAGCAACTTCGCAAAGCGCTCATCGGCATCTGTCCTGGCTGGATGAACTCGGCCGAATGGAACTATCAACGCGACTCGCTGATCAGCATGGCTCCCCTGGGGATCAGTCAAATCTATGCCGATGGCAACGACGCGACCCACGCTCAGATCTGGAAGATGCACCAGGATTACCTGCGTGGCTTGTTCGAGTTCATGCGTACCGATCCTCGCGTTCCGGAGTGGTACCGCGACGAGATCGCTCAGCTTGGTCTCGATAAACGCCATCATCCAGAAACGGGTGGCTGGCCGCATCAGCTTTACATTCGCGTGGCTCGTCGCCTCGAAGGTCGCTATGTGATCACCGAGCACGACGTCTATAACCGCACGCAAATCGACGACCCGATCGGGCTCGCCCAGTATGGCATCGACACCTATCCGTCGCGCCGTATCGTCGTCGAAAAAGATGGCCAGACATTCGTCGCCAACGAGGGCAACATGTTTGTCGGCGGCAGTAAAGGCCCGACCAATGTTCCCTATCCGATCCCTTACCGCGCGATCACGCCGATTAAGAAGCAGTGCACTAACTTGCTGGTGCCGGTCTGCTTTTCGGCGACCCACCTCGGCTACGCTTCGGCTCGGATGGAACCGGTCTTCATGATCTGCGGCGAATCGGCCGGCATCGCGGCGGTGCAGGCCATTGCCGAGAACTGCGCCGTGCAAGATATCGACATGCCCACCTATCTCGCTTCGCTGGAAGCGGCCGGTCAGAAGCTTCGCTGGGATCCGGCGGTCGATCAGTCGACCAGTTCCAGTTCGCAGCAACTCGACTTTGCTCGACTACTGAAAGAATGCGACACCGACGAGAACGGCACCGTCTCGCAGGCCGAATGGAATGGGGGCAAGAAGGGTTGGGAGTTCCTCTTCGCCTTTATTGACCAGGACAACAGCGGGCAAATCAGCCCGCAGGAATACAGCGCGTTCCAGCAGTACAAAAAGGAACACGCCGATTGGCAAAAGAAGATTCAGGCCAACTAG
- a CDS encoding AAA family ATPase: MSDPLKDLLSQLAGNGSPNGGMDDPWQLVEAIAPDESEDEPSPDKSLEEMIQRINNMASRKPAEEEVGAFAEPVRSAQATPPPAIKLEEDHDTPFYPREPATLREAHLTGSEVEALCLKYLLTAGEASGREIAAQVCLPFLILDEVLRKMKYDQLVVYKDTAQAGDYVYYLTDLGRERARRYNEHCTYYGAAPVSLKDYVASVQAQSLEGQSPSVDALESAFEDLLINKTMFRRLGPAINSGRGLFLYGAPGNGKTSIAERVTRAFGRYIWVPRAIGIDGEILRVFDPAVHDEVPLEDGPGIMQQHRIDRRWVRIKRPTIVVGGELTMESLEISTIQSTGVSEAPLQLKSNCGTLVIDDFGRQRMSTDELLNRWIVPLEKRYDFLNMRGGKKIQVPFDQLIVFSTNLEPRDLCDDAFLRRIPYKIEVVDPTEQEFRQLFDIMCPLMGFTVNSEAIDHLIEKHYKSVNRPFRCCQPRDLLMQVRNLCLYENSPLQLTRQHFDDAVENYFAVM; this comes from the coding sequence ATGTCTGATCCTCTAAAAGACTTGCTTTCTCAATTGGCTGGCAACGGTTCGCCGAATGGTGGGATGGACGATCCCTGGCAATTAGTCGAGGCCATCGCCCCCGACGAGAGCGAAGACGAGCCGTCGCCCGATAAATCGCTGGAAGAGATGATCCAGCGGATCAACAATATGGCCAGCCGCAAACCTGCGGAAGAAGAGGTTGGCGCCTTCGCCGAGCCGGTACGCAGTGCCCAGGCCACACCCCCTCCGGCGATCAAACTGGAAGAAGATCACGACACGCCATTCTATCCGCGCGAGCCGGCCACCCTTCGCGAAGCCCATCTGACTGGCAGCGAAGTCGAGGCCCTGTGCTTGAAGTACCTGCTGACCGCTGGCGAGGCTTCCGGCCGCGAAATCGCAGCCCAGGTCTGTTTGCCCTTTTTGATCCTGGACGAAGTCCTGCGGAAGATGAAATACGACCAGTTGGTCGTCTATAAAGATACCGCCCAGGCCGGCGACTATGTCTATTACCTGACCGATCTAGGTCGTGAACGGGCCCGGCGTTACAACGAACATTGCACCTATTACGGTGCGGCACCGGTCTCGTTGAAAGATTATGTCGCCAGCGTTCAAGCTCAGTCGCTGGAAGGCCAGTCGCCTAGTGTCGATGCCCTGGAAAGCGCGTTTGAAGATCTGTTGATCAACAAAACGATGTTCCGCCGCCTGGGACCAGCGATTAACAGTGGCCGTGGTTTGTTCCTGTATGGAGCTCCAGGTAACGGTAAGACCAGTATCGCGGAACGTGTCACGCGTGCGTTCGGTCGTTATATCTGGGTGCCGCGAGCGATTGGGATCGATGGCGAGATCTTGCGAGTCTTCGACCCGGCCGTCCATGACGAAGTGCCGCTGGAAGATGGACCTGGCATCATGCAGCAGCACCGGATCGACCGCCGCTGGGTTCGCATCAAGCGTCCGACGATCGTGGTGGGTGGTGAATTGACGATGGAAAGTCTGGAAATCAGCACCATCCAGTCGACCGGCGTCAGCGAAGCCCCGCTGCAACTGAAAAGCAACTGCGGCACGTTGGTGATCGACGACTTTGGACGTCAGCGCATGAGCACCGACGAGCTGCTCAACCGCTGGATCGTGCCGCTGGAAAAGCGTTACGACTTCCTGAATATGCGGGGGGGGAAGAAGATCCAGGTTCCTTTCGACCAGTTGATTGTCTTCTCGACCAACCTCGAACCGCGAGACCTGTGCGACGACGCGTTTTTGCGTCGTATTCCGTACAAGATCGAAGTGGTCGATCCGACCGAACAAGAGTTCCGCCAGTTGTTCGACATCATGTGTCCGCTGATGGGATTCACCGTCAATAGCGAGGCGATCGATCACCTGATCGAAAAGCACTATAAGAGCGTCAACCGACCATTCCGCTGTTGCCAGCCGCGCGACCTTTTGATGCAGGTCCGCAACTTGTGCTTGTACGAGAACTCGCCGTTGCAATTGACCCGGCAGCACTTCGATGACGCGGTCGAAAACTACTTCGCCGTGATGTAA
- the acnA gene encoding aconitate hydratase AcnA: protein MTAKFDPFGARDVFSTSEGDLGIYRIRKLQEAGLGDIDKLPFSIRILLESVLRNCDGYIVSEDDVKLLAGWNPANPVASEVPFMPARVVLQDFTGVPCVVDLAAMRSAMQRLGGDPAKINPLIPVDLVIDHSVQVDKFGTEQALEENVALEFHRNKERYEFLRWGQKSLKNFQAIPPNVGIVHQVNLEYLAKGVFLRKDEKGTVALPDSLVGTDSHTTMINGLGVVGWGVGGIEAEAVMLGQPIYMLTPQVVGFELTGKLGPGVTATDMVLTITQILRKEGVVGKFVEFFGPGVSHMSLADRATIANMAPEYGATMGFFPVDSETLNYMRRTGRTAGEVERVERYTKELGIFRTDEMAPNYTSLVRLDLSTVEPSLAGPKRPQDRVPLKSMQSEFKKSLVTSPNERGFGLAEADLARTSKVEDNGNSSTIGHGSVVIAAITSCTNTSNPSVMLAAGLLAQKAAAKGLTSKPYVKTSLAPGSRVVTDYLERAGLMDSLQKLGFNLVGYGCTTCIGNSGPLPDPVANAVTSGSLVASAVLSGNRNFEGRVNPHVKANYLASPPLVVAYALAGTVDIDLDNDPIGTSSDGESVYLKDIWPTNEEILETMEKAITPEMFQARYNSAYESNPNWNAINVPDSELYTWDSSSTYIQEPPFLDDVKETVDPIESISGARVLALLGDSVTTDHISPAGAIAKDSPAGKYLMEHGVEPVDFNSYGSRRGNDRVMHRGTFANIRIRNRLVPEKEGGWTKCFVNGETMTIFDAAEVYKTEGTPLVVIAGKEYGTGSSRDWAAKGTFMLGVKAVIASSFERIHRSNLIGMGVLPLEFPAGSSWETLGLSGEETFDIYLSDDLKPLQKVTVSAKSANGEVTTFDATVRIDTPVELDYYRNGGILQTVLLKLLKEAK from the coding sequence ATGACCGCAAAGTTCGATCCGTTCGGTGCCCGAGACGTATTTTCCACCTCGGAAGGAGACTTGGGAATCTACCGGATTCGTAAGCTTCAGGAAGCGGGATTGGGAGATATCGACAAGCTTCCGTTCTCGATCCGTATCCTGCTGGAATCTGTGTTGCGTAACTGCGACGGCTACATCGTCTCGGAAGACGACGTGAAGTTGCTGGCTGGCTGGAACCCAGCCAACCCGGTGGCATCCGAAGTCCCGTTCATGCCGGCTCGCGTCGTGCTGCAGGACTTCACCGGCGTTCCTTGCGTGGTCGACCTGGCCGCCATGCGTAGCGCCATGCAGCGTTTGGGGGGCGATCCAGCCAAAATCAACCCGCTCATTCCGGTCGACCTCGTCATCGACCACTCGGTTCAGGTCGACAAGTTCGGTACCGAACAGGCCCTCGAAGAAAACGTCGCCCTCGAGTTCCACCGCAACAAAGAACGTTACGAGTTCCTGCGTTGGGGTCAAAAGTCGCTGAAGAACTTCCAGGCCATTCCACCGAACGTCGGTATCGTTCACCAGGTGAACCTCGAATATCTGGCCAAGGGTGTCTTCCTGCGTAAAGACGAGAAGGGCACCGTCGCACTGCCAGACTCGCTGGTCGGTACCGATAGCCATACCACCATGATCAACGGCCTGGGCGTCGTCGGCTGGGGGGTGGGTGGTATCGAAGCCGAAGCAGTTATGCTGGGTCAGCCGATCTATATGCTGACGCCGCAAGTGGTTGGCTTCGAGCTTACCGGCAAGCTGGGCCCTGGCGTCACCGCCACCGACATGGTGCTCACCATTACGCAGATCCTGCGTAAGGAAGGCGTGGTCGGCAAGTTCGTCGAGTTCTTCGGCCCTGGCGTTTCGCACATGAGCCTGGCAGACCGAGCCACCATCGCCAACATGGCCCCAGAATATGGTGCCACGATGGGCTTCTTCCCGGTCGACTCGGAAACGCTGAACTACATGCGTCGTACCGGTCGTACCGCCGGCGAAGTGGAACGTGTCGAACGTTACACGAAAGAGCTCGGTATCTTCCGCACCGACGAAATGGCCCCGAACTACACCTCGCTGGTCCGCTTGGATCTGTCGACGGTTGAACCTTCGCTGGCCGGTCCCAAGCGTCCGCAAGACCGCGTGCCGCTGAAGAGCATGCAATCCGAGTTCAAGAAGTCGCTGGTCACCTCCCCCAACGAACGTGGTTTCGGCCTGGCAGAAGCCGACCTGGCTCGTACCTCCAAGGTCGAAGACAACGGCAACTCGTCGACGATCGGTCACGGTAGCGTGGTCATCGCCGCCATCACCAGCTGCACCAACACCAGCAACCCCAGCGTGATGCTGGCCGCGGGTCTGTTGGCCCAAAAGGCAGCCGCCAAGGGTTTGACCTCGAAGCCTTACGTGAAGACGAGCCTAGCGCCGGGCTCCCGTGTGGTGACCGACTACCTGGAACGTGCTGGCCTGATGGACTCGCTTCAGAAGCTTGGCTTCAACCTGGTTGGCTATGGCTGCACGACCTGCATCGGCAACAGCGGTCCGCTGCCTGATCCGGTCGCCAACGCCGTCACTTCCGGTTCGCTGGTCGCTTCGGCCGTTCTCAGCGGTAACCGCAACTTTGAAGGCCGTGTGAATCCACACGTCAAAGCGAACTACCTGGCCAGTCCGCCACTGGTGGTCGCTTACGCCTTGGCAGGTACCGTCGACATCGATCTGGATAACGATCCGATCGGCACTTCGTCCGACGGCGAATCGGTTTACCTAAAGGATATCTGGCCGACCAACGAAGAGATTCTGGAAACGATGGAAAAGGCGATCACGCCTGAGATGTTCCAGGCCCGCTACAACAGTGCCTACGAATCGAACCCGAACTGGAACGCCATCAACGTGCCCGACTCGGAACTCTATACGTGGGACAGCAGCAGCACCTACATCCAGGAGCCACCATTCCTCGACGACGTGAAAGAAACGGTCGACCCGATCGAATCGATCAGCGGTGCCCGCGTTTTGGCGCTGCTGGGAGACTCGGTCACGACCGACCATATCTCGCCTGCCGGTGCCATCGCCAAGGACAGCCCTGCCGGCAAGTACCTGATGGAACATGGCGTCGAGCCCGTCGACTTCAACAGCTACGGTTCGCGGCGCGGTAACGACCGTGTCATGCACCGTGGTACGTTCGCCAACATCCGCATCCGCAACCGCCTGGTTCCGGAAAAGGAAGGTGGCTGGACCAAGTGCTTCGTCAACGGCGAAACGATGACCATCTTCGACGCCGCCGAAGTCTACAAGACGGAAGGCACGCCGCTGGTCGTGATCGCCGGTAAGGAATACGGCACCGGTAGCTCGCGTGACTGGGCCGCCAAGGGAACGTTCATGCTTGGCGTTAAGGCGGTGATCGCCTCGAGCTTCGAACGTATCCACCGCAGCAACCTGATCGGCATGGGCGTTCTGCCTTTGGAATTCCCGGCTGGTTCGTCGTGGGAAACTCTCGGCCTGAGTGGCGAAGAAACGTTCGACATCTACCTCTCGGATGACCTGAAGCCACTGCAGAAGGTTACTGTTTCGGCCAAGAGTGCCAACGGCGAAGTTACTACCTTCGACGCCACCGTCCGCATCGACACGCCGGTCGAGCTCGATTACTACCGCAATGGTGGTATCCTGCAGACCGTGCTGTTGAAGCTGCTGAAGGAAGCAAAGTAA
- a CDS encoding NAD(P)H-binding protein, translating to MKIVVMGGFGLIGAQVVAQLQDLGHEVVAASPRSGVNAVTGEGLTEVMRHTDVVIDVINSSSFADDDVMAFFDGATKNLLAAEESAGVRHHIVVSIVGADQIPDSGYMRAKLAQETRIREGNVPFTILRATQFMEFLSMIGDFSMVGGNVLLAPSLIQPVATIDVVSKLVELAQLPAANETIDFAGPERFRMDEVIQRVFTALGDARVVTTEPSATYFGADVSQGQLVPQGEYVAGPTSFDDWLASVTVQA from the coding sequence ATGAAGATCGTCGTCATGGGTGGTTTTGGTTTGATTGGAGCCCAGGTCGTGGCTCAACTGCAAGACCTGGGGCACGAAGTGGTTGCCGCCTCGCCACGATCGGGTGTGAATGCCGTCACCGGCGAAGGTTTGACCGAAGTGATGAGGCACACCGACGTGGTGATTGACGTGATCAATTCTTCGTCGTTCGCCGACGACGACGTGATGGCATTCTTCGACGGGGCGACCAAGAACCTGCTGGCCGCGGAGGAATCTGCCGGTGTGCGGCATCATATCGTCGTGTCGATTGTCGGTGCCGATCAGATTCCTGACAGCGGCTACATGCGAGCGAAGCTTGCGCAGGAAACTCGAATCCGCGAAGGGAATGTGCCGTTTACGATCTTGCGAGCGACGCAGTTCATGGAATTCCTGAGCATGATCGGCGACTTCAGCATGGTGGGTGGCAACGTGCTCCTGGCTCCTTCTCTCATTCAGCCGGTGGCGACCATCGACGTGGTCTCGAAACTGGTCGAACTCGCGCAGCTGCCAGCGGCGAACGAGACGATCGACTTCGCGGGACCAGAACGTTTCCGAATGGACGAAGTGATTCAGCGAGTCTTCACCGCCCTGGGAGATGCCCGCGTCGTTACAACCGAGCCGTCGGCAACTTACTTCGGAGCCGACGTCAGCCAGGGGCAGTTGGTGCCGCAAGGCGAGTATGTCGCAGGCCCGACTTCGTTCGACGACTGGCTGGCAAGCGTCACGGTGCAAGCGTAA
- a CDS encoding polynucleotide kinase-phosphatase has translation MKIELPQLSLVLLIGPSGSGKSTFARQHFLPTEVLSSDFCRGLVSNDENNQAATGDAFDLLHTIVAKRLQRGLLTVVDATNVQPESRRPLVKLAKQMHVLPVAIVLDMPEKLCQARNQERPDRNFGPHVVRQQRSQLRKGLKGLKKEGIRNVTVLSTADEVESVTIQRVPLWNDRRGEHGPFDIIGDLHGCASELEQLLEQLGYQLMPSGESSPWWGDQVYQHPEGRQAFFVGDLVDRGPRVLDCVKIVRNMVQHGSGLCVPGNHDMKLVRAIRGKDVQRRHGLEQSMAEVDALPEAIRKPYSMAIADFLDGLVSHLVLDDGKLVVAHAGMKEAFQGRSSGKVREFALFGEPTGEIDEHGLPVRADWAAEYRGSAMVVFGHTPVAEPLWLNNTVNIDTGCVFGGKLTALRYPENQIVSVAAQQTYYETARPFLQQDSADGSLSAQQQHDDLLDIDDVRGKRIISTSLQRNITIREENATAALEVMSRFAANPKWLIYLPPTMSPCGTSELPGLLEHPAEAFDYFQQEQVARVVCQEKHMGSRAVVVICRNADAALDRFGVTEEETGIVYTRTGRRFFNDAQIEAELLDRLRNAMDASGFWETFETDWACFDCELMPWSAKAQELLRSQYAAVGAAGTAALEKTIAALTTAGERLDLEDLPELTLFHQRQTNVQKFVEAYRQYCWPVESIGDLKLAPFHLLATEGRTHTNQNHVWHMQTLAKVCKADPGLLLATQYKEVDLTDPAAVTEAIEWWQSLTDRGGEGMVVKPLEWIARRGQELVQPAVKCRGKEYLRIIYSPDYDTPENLTRLRKRGLGRKRSLALREFALGIESLERFVRREPLRRVHECVFGVLALESEPVDPRL, from the coding sequence ATGAAGATCGAACTTCCCCAGCTTAGTCTTGTACTTTTGATCGGGCCGAGCGGCTCGGGCAAAAGCACCTTCGCGCGCCAGCACTTCTTGCCAACCGAAGTCCTCTCGTCCGACTTTTGTCGCGGCCTGGTGAGCAACGACGAGAACAATCAGGCCGCCACGGGCGATGCCTTCGACTTGCTGCATACCATCGTTGCCAAGCGTCTGCAGCGTGGCTTGTTGACGGTGGTCGATGCGACCAACGTCCAGCCTGAGTCGCGGCGTCCGCTGGTGAAACTGGCCAAGCAAATGCATGTGCTGCCGGTGGCGATCGTATTGGACATGCCCGAGAAACTGTGCCAGGCCCGTAATCAAGAACGGCCAGACCGCAACTTCGGTCCGCACGTCGTTCGGCAGCAGCGTTCGCAGCTACGCAAAGGTTTGAAGGGACTGAAAAAGGAAGGGATCCGCAACGTCACGGTTCTTTCGACCGCGGACGAAGTGGAGTCGGTCACGATCCAGCGCGTTCCGCTGTGGAACGATCGGCGTGGCGAGCATGGACCGTTCGACATCATCGGCGACTTGCACGGCTGCGCCAGCGAGCTGGAGCAACTGCTCGAGCAGCTTGGCTATCAATTGATGCCTTCCGGCGAAAGCTCGCCATGGTGGGGCGACCAAGTTTATCAGCATCCCGAAGGTCGTCAGGCATTCTTCGTCGGCGACCTTGTCGACCGCGGTCCGCGCGTGCTCGACTGCGTGAAGATCGTGCGGAACATGGTCCAGCATGGCAGTGGGCTGTGCGTGCCTGGGAACCACGACATGAAGCTGGTTCGGGCGATCCGGGGCAAAGATGTGCAGCGGCGACATGGTCTCGAGCAATCGATGGCGGAAGTCGACGCGTTGCCCGAAGCGATCCGCAAGCCATACAGCATGGCAATTGCTGACTTTCTGGATGGACTGGTCAGTCACCTGGTGCTGGACGATGGCAAGCTGGTCGTGGCCCATGCCGGGATGAAGGAGGCGTTTCAAGGTCGTTCGTCCGGAAAGGTTCGCGAGTTCGCTTTGTTTGGGGAACCGACAGGCGAAATCGACGAGCATGGGTTACCTGTCCGCGCCGATTGGGCGGCCGAATATCGAGGCAGCGCGATGGTGGTCTTCGGCCATACTCCGGTTGCCGAGCCTTTGTGGCTGAACAACACGGTCAACATCGATACCGGCTGCGTGTTTGGCGGCAAGCTAACGGCGCTGCGCTATCCTGAGAATCAAATCGTTTCGGTTGCGGCACAGCAGACCTACTACGAGACCGCGCGGCCGTTTCTGCAGCAAGACTCGGCCGACGGCTCTCTGTCGGCTCAGCAGCAGCATGACGATTTGCTCGATATCGACGACGTGCGTGGCAAGCGAATCATTTCGACGAGCCTTCAGCGAAACATCACCATCCGTGAAGAGAACGCAACCGCGGCGCTGGAAGTGATGAGCCGTTTCGCGGCGAACCCGAAGTGGCTGATCTATTTGCCGCCGACGATGTCTCCTTGCGGTACGTCGGAGCTGCCTGGTCTTTTGGAACATCCGGCCGAGGCGTTCGACTACTTCCAGCAAGAGCAAGTCGCCCGCGTTGTTTGTCAGGAAAAGCACATGGGGTCGCGGGCCGTCGTGGTGATCTGCCGCAACGCGGACGCTGCCCTAGATCGATTCGGCGTAACCGAAGAGGAAACCGGGATCGTTTATACACGAACCGGTCGCCGCTTTTTCAACGATGCGCAGATCGAAGCCGAACTGCTCGATCGACTGAGAAATGCGATGGACGCGAGCGGTTTCTGGGAAACCTTCGAGACCGACTGGGCTTGCTTCGACTGCGAGCTGATGCCCTGGTCGGCGAAGGCGCAGGAACTGTTGCGTTCGCAATACGCCGCAGTCGGTGCGGCAGGCACGGCGGCGCTCGAGAAGACGATCGCGGCCCTGACTACGGCGGGCGAACGACTCGACCTGGAGGATCTGCCCGAGCTGACGCTGTTCCACCAGCGGCAGACGAACGTGCAGAAGTTTGTCGAAGCGTACCGGCAGTATTGCTGGCCGGTCGAATCGATCGGCGACCTCAAACTAGCGCCGTTTCACTTGTTGGCAACCGAAGGCCGCACGCATACCAACCAAAACCATGTCTGGCACATGCAGACGTTGGCCAAGGTTTGTAAGGCCGACCCTGGGCTGCTGCTGGCAACGCAGTACAAGGAGGTCGACCTGACCGATCCTGCGGCGGTGACCGAGGCGATCGAGTGGTGGCAATCGCTGACCGATCGTGGCGGGGAGGGAATGGTGGTGAAGCCGCTCGAGTGGATTGCACGGCGCGGCCAGGAATTGGTCCAGCCTGCCGTGAAATGTCGTGGGAAGGAGTACCTGCGGATTATCTACAGTCCTGACTACGACACGCCAGAGAACTTAACGCGACTGCGAAAACGAGGCCTCGGCCGCAAGCGTTCGCTGGCGCTGCGCGAGTTTGCTTTAGGAATCGAGTCGTTGGAACGGTTTGTGCGTAGGGAGCCATTGCGCCGAGTTCACGAGTGTGTCTTCGGTGTGCTGGCCTTGGAAAGCGAACCGGTCGATCCGCGATTGTAA
- a CDS encoding bile acid:sodium symporter family protein, with protein sequence MTFLKRQWFLVGMFLAIFLAWLFPTPGAQGGWLHPELLTKIGVALIFFLHGMALSFAAMKQGALNWRLHLVVQVAVFVVFPLLGLLLMPLTKGWMDEDLQTGLFYMCALPSTVSSSVAFTSAAWGNVPGAVFNATLSSILGIVLTPLWMKAVAGNVGASFPLEHVMIDLLIWLVLPLVLGQLSRFALAEWAKRNKSLVGFVDRGTILLLVYTSFCDSMEFGVWTQHGLLAVGSCFVIALVLFWILFFAIGATCDALGFSPPDRIAAIFCGSKKSLATGVPMAQLMFGAGPSLALILLPIMIYHPLQLIICGTLASRWKEKYASPLPAEA encoded by the coding sequence TTGACGTTTCTCAAGCGACAGTGGTTTCTGGTTGGGATGTTCCTGGCAATCTTCCTGGCGTGGCTTTTCCCAACGCCGGGGGCTCAAGGAGGCTGGCTGCATCCTGAACTGCTGACGAAAATCGGCGTCGCGCTGATCTTCTTTCTGCATGGCATGGCCCTTTCGTTCGCGGCCATGAAGCAAGGGGCACTCAACTGGCGATTGCACCTGGTAGTCCAGGTCGCCGTGTTCGTTGTCTTTCCGCTGCTGGGGCTGCTGTTGATGCCGCTGACCAAAGGTTGGATGGACGAAGACCTGCAGACCGGGCTGTTTTATATGTGTGCCTTGCCGTCGACCGTTTCGTCGTCGGTGGCGTTCACTTCGGCGGCTTGGGGCAACGTGCCAGGGGCGGTCTTCAATGCGACCCTGTCCAGCATTCTGGGGATCGTTCTGACGCCCCTTTGGATGAAGGCCGTGGCCGGGAACGTGGGGGCCAGCTTTCCACTCGAACATGTGATGATTGATCTGTTGATCTGGCTGGTCCTGCCGCTAGTACTTGGCCAACTGTCCCGTTTCGCCTTGGCCGAATGGGCAAAACGGAATAAATCGTTGGTGGGCTTTGTCGACCGGGGAACGATCTTGCTGCTGGTCTACACGTCGTTCTGCGATTCGATGGAATTTGGCGTCTGGACGCAGCATGGCTTGTTGGCAGTGGGGAGCTGTTTCGTGATCGCCCTGGTGTTGTTCTGGATTTTATTCTTTGCCATCGGGGCGACATGCGACGCACTTGGATTCTCGCCGCCTGATCGCATTGCGGCGATCTTCTGCGGGTCGAAAAAGTCGCTGGCGACCGGTGTTCCGATGGCTCAGTTGATGTTCGGAGCAGGCCCCAGCCTCGCTTTGATCCTGCTTCCGATCATGATCTATCATCCATTGCAGTTGATCATTTGCGGAACGCTGGCCAGTCGCTGGAAAGAGAAGTACGCCAGCCCGCTGCCGGCCGAGGCCTGA